The following are encoded in a window of Euwallacea fornicatus isolate EFF26 chromosome 21, ASM4011564v1, whole genome shotgun sequence genomic DNA:
- the LOC136345696 gene encoding homeobox protein Hox-B5-like isoform X1, whose translation MSASTQYCDYWNRINCATSDITHQYNQSFTTYPQCPRQEYYNPTAHRDGGFYPPYIPPGQLNNQFHIPIKEESGFSNTCAYQNQQYSDLDCTADNSLSPTINQCLTSYELNFNQVTNERRDLNEAVAPCGNDNLDRTKPEIQGDSSALRALLTKPSNEKIRYDYSDLHMCNVDRVAEESDEKSALDNETKIGSDGKLEGDGDPQQNIYPWMKTNTECASPGNKRTRQTYTRFQTLELEKEFHSNKYLNRRRRIEIAHILCLTERQIKIWFQNRRMKAKKDSRYGDWSGPTGDISMNQNANFLGNSSKASNLNQNNYPSEKAGRNYQAAPPYETVDLAQPLTQIKNIAEPHITP comes from the exons ATGAGTGCATCTACGCAGTACTGTGATTATTGGAATCGGATTAATTGTGCCACCTCGGATATTACACATCAGTATAATCAAAGCTTCACGACCTACCCTCAGTGTCCAAGACAAGAGTACTACAATCCAACAGCTCACCGCGATGGAG GTTTCTATCCACCGTATATCCCGCCAGGGCAGCTCAATAATCAATTCCACATTCCAATCAAAGAGGAATCAGGCTTTTCTAATACATGTGCCTACCAAAATCAGCAGTATTCAGATTTGGACTGTACGGCGGACAATTCACTGAGTCCCACCATTAATCAGTGCCTGACTTCCTATGAATTGAACTTTAATCAAGTGACTAACGAAAGAAGGGATCTTAATGAAGCTGTTGCTCCATGTGGAAATGATAACCTTGAC AGGACGAAGCCTGAAATTCAAGGCGATTCATCGGCTCTAAGGGCATTATTAACTAAGCCGAGCAACGAGAAAATTAGGTATGATTACTCCGATTTGCACATGTGTAATGTTGATAGGGTTGCAGAAGAGTCGGATGAGAAATCAGCACTAGACAATGAAACTAAAATTGGTTCCGATGGCAAGCTCGAGGGAGATGGTGATCCTCAGCAGAACATCTATCCGTGGATGAAAACTAATACTG AATGTGCCAGCCCGGGTAACAAAAGGACCAGACAAACTTACACGAGATTTCAGACATTGGAGTTAGAGAAAGAGTTTCATTCAAACAAGTACCTGAATAGACGGAGAAGGATAGAAATCGCTCATATTCTGTGTTTGACGGAGAGGCAGATTAAAATATGGTTCCAAAACAG GCGAATGAAAGCAAAGAAAGATAGCAGATATGGGGATTGGTCCGGTCCAACCGGGGACATCAGCATGAATCAGAATGCAAATTTTCTAGGGAATAGCAGTAAAGCCTCGAACCtcaatcaaaataattatccTTCAG aaaaagcAGGACGGAATTATCAAGCTGCGCCCCCTTACGAAACCGTCGATTTGGCCCAACCTTTAACGCAAATCAAGAACATAGCGGAGCCGCATATTACTCCCTAA
- the LOC136345696 gene encoding homeobox protein Hox-B5-like isoform X2, producing MSASTQYCDYWNRINCATSDITHQYNQSFTTYPQCPRQEYYNPTAHRDGGFYPPYIPPGQLNNQFHIPIKEESGFSNTCAYQNQQYSDLDCTADNSLSPTINQCLTSYELNFNQVTNERRDLNEAVAPCGNDNLDRTKPEIQGDSSALRALLTKPSNEKIRYDYSDLHMCNVDRVAEESDEKSALDNETKIGSDGKLEGDGDPQQNIYPWMKTNTECASPGNKRTRQTYTRFQTLELEKEFHSNKYLNRRRRIEIAHILCLTERQIKIWFQNRRMKAKKDSRYGDWSGPTGDISMNQNANFLGNSSKASNLNQNNYPSDSRRQN from the exons ATGAGTGCATCTACGCAGTACTGTGATTATTGGAATCGGATTAATTGTGCCACCTCGGATATTACACATCAGTATAATCAAAGCTTCACGACCTACCCTCAGTGTCCAAGACAAGAGTACTACAATCCAACAGCTCACCGCGATGGAG GTTTCTATCCACCGTATATCCCGCCAGGGCAGCTCAATAATCAATTCCACATTCCAATCAAAGAGGAATCAGGCTTTTCTAATACATGTGCCTACCAAAATCAGCAGTATTCAGATTTGGACTGTACGGCGGACAATTCACTGAGTCCCACCATTAATCAGTGCCTGACTTCCTATGAATTGAACTTTAATCAAGTGACTAACGAAAGAAGGGATCTTAATGAAGCTGTTGCTCCATGTGGAAATGATAACCTTGAC AGGACGAAGCCTGAAATTCAAGGCGATTCATCGGCTCTAAGGGCATTATTAACTAAGCCGAGCAACGAGAAAATTAGGTATGATTACTCCGATTTGCACATGTGTAATGTTGATAGGGTTGCAGAAGAGTCGGATGAGAAATCAGCACTAGACAATGAAACTAAAATTGGTTCCGATGGCAAGCTCGAGGGAGATGGTGATCCTCAGCAGAACATCTATCCGTGGATGAAAACTAATACTG AATGTGCCAGCCCGGGTAACAAAAGGACCAGACAAACTTACACGAGATTTCAGACATTGGAGTTAGAGAAAGAGTTTCATTCAAACAAGTACCTGAATAGACGGAGAAGGATAGAAATCGCTCATATTCTGTGTTTGACGGAGAGGCAGATTAAAATATGGTTCCAAAACAG GCGAATGAAAGCAAAGAAAGATAGCAGATATGGGGATTGGTCCGGTCCAACCGGGGACATCAGCATGAATCAGAATGCAAATTTTCTAGGGAATAGCAGTAAAGCCTCGAACCtcaatcaaaataattatccTTCAG ACAGTCGAAGGCAGAACTAA